One region of Miscanthus floridulus cultivar M001 chromosome 19, ASM1932011v1, whole genome shotgun sequence genomic DNA includes:
- the LOC136527819 gene encoding uncharacterized protein → MAANYCLRRLASALSHGPQTPAPPASLLLRVALSSSAPSTGPPPEAAGKGEGEEAAEAKGADVDTKAGKEEDEGDGGVYVNKATGEIGGPRGPEPTRYGDWERGGRCSDF, encoded by the coding sequence ATGGCGGCCAACTACTGCCTCCGCCGCCTCGCCTCCGCTCTCTCCCACGGGCCCCAGACTCCGGCTCCTCCCGCGTCCCTCCTCCTCCGCGTCGCGCTCTCCAGCTCCGCCCCCTCCACGGGTCCGCCGCCGGAGGCCGCCGGGAagggggagggagaggaagcGGCGGAAGCCAAAGGCGCCGACGTCGACACCAAAGCGGGGAAGGAGGAGGATGAGGGCGACGGCGGCGTTTACGTGAACAAGGCCACCGGCGAGATCGGCGGCCCTCGGGGGCCCGAGCCCACGAGGTACGGCGACTGGGAGCGCGGCGGCCGCTGCTCCGATTTCTGA